A single genomic interval of Arthrobacter methylotrophus harbors:
- a CDS encoding acetyl-CoA carboxylase biotin carboxylase subunit produces the protein MNSFPESLLIANRGEIARRIIRTAKRLGVRTVAVYHKVDAGLPYVAEADVAVQLEGDIPVQAYLDGEQIVAIAKENGATAVHPGYGFLAENAGFARTVSEAGLTWVGPSAEVIDIMGDKVESRRAVAVAGVPISGDAGAALKTGDEAVAEAKRVGYPVMVKASAGGGGIGMAVARDDEELRKAFENTKSMSERSFGSDRVFVERFVESARHVEIQVLGLDDGTIVALGERDCSTQRRHQKLIEESPAPNLDPAVRARLIESAIAAAGSVGYRNAGTVEFLLDTNSGDFVFLEMNTRIQVEHPITELTHGVDLIEQQLSIAASGTTTADFNPVSRGHAIELRICAEDPKRFFPSPGPIDVWVEPAGEGIRVDSGYVAGTEVTPHFDSLVAKVCAYGETREQALARAIVACGEFVIEGLTTNQPFLEEILASEEFTAGNYDTGVVEKIQKRLKAAAKRSA, from the coding sequence ATGAATTCATTTCCAGAAAGCCTGCTGATCGCCAATCGCGGCGAAATCGCACGACGAATCATCAGAACTGCCAAACGGCTGGGTGTGCGCACGGTAGCTGTTTACCACAAGGTCGATGCGGGTCTTCCGTATGTCGCCGAGGCCGATGTCGCCGTTCAGCTCGAGGGGGACATTCCCGTGCAGGCGTACCTCGACGGTGAACAGATCGTGGCCATCGCCAAGGAAAACGGCGCCACCGCCGTCCACCCGGGATACGGGTTCCTGGCCGAGAACGCCGGCTTTGCCCGGACCGTTTCCGAGGCCGGGTTGACCTGGGTCGGCCCGTCGGCCGAGGTCATCGACATCATGGGTGACAAGGTCGAGTCGCGGCGCGCCGTCGCCGTCGCGGGGGTGCCGATTTCCGGCGACGCCGGTGCGGCCCTGAAGACCGGCGACGAGGCCGTCGCCGAAGCCAAACGCGTGGGCTATCCGGTGATGGTCAAGGCCTCGGCCGGCGGCGGGGGCATCGGCATGGCCGTGGCCCGCGACGACGAGGAACTGCGCAAGGCGTTCGAGAACACCAAATCGATGTCCGAGCGCAGCTTCGGCTCCGACCGCGTCTTTGTGGAACGCTTCGTCGAATCGGCACGCCACGTGGAAATCCAGGTCCTGGGCCTGGACGACGGCACGATCGTCGCCCTGGGTGAGCGCGACTGCTCCACCCAGCGACGCCACCAGAAGCTCATCGAGGAATCGCCGGCCCCGAACCTCGATCCGGCCGTGCGCGCACGCCTGATCGAGTCGGCCATCGCGGCGGCGGGATCCGTGGGCTATCGCAACGCGGGCACCGTCGAATTCCTGCTCGACACGAACAGCGGGGACTTCGTCTTCCTGGAGATGAACACCCGCATCCAGGTCGAGCATCCGATCACCGAACTGACCCACGGCGTGGACCTGATCGAGCAGCAGCTGAGCATCGCCGCCTCGGGCACCACCACTGCGGACTTCAACCCGGTCTCCCGCGGACACGCGATCGAGCTGCGGATCTGCGCCGAAGACCCCAAGCGGTTCTTCCCAAGCCCAGGCCCTATCGATGTCTGGGTCGAACCCGCAGGCGAGGGCATCCGCGTCGATTCCGGCTACGTGGCAGGCACGGAGGTCACCCCTCACTTCGACTCGCTTGTCGCCAAGGTGTGCGCCTACGGAGAGACCCGCGAGCAAGCACTGGCCCGTGCCATCGTCGCCTGCGGCGAGTTCGTGATCGAGGGCCTGACAACCAACCAGCCGTTCCTCGAGGAAATCCTCGCCTCGGAGGAATTCACGGCAGGAAACTATGACACCGGCGTGGTGGAGAAGATCCAGAAGCGCCTCAAGGCCGCGGCCAAAAGGAGTGCATGA
- a CDS encoding acyl-CoA carboxylase subunit beta: protein MTQEAVKTEEIKLSREQEHEERRAAALAMGGPKKLEARRAEGRLNARERLALLLDPGTFRESGLFTTSAVEADRHKTPADGKVTGTGEVDGRRAAVIAYDFTVKGSSSSPVSNKKMSNFKELVGKVGMPLVYLSESTGVRMPDAMGGTGMGNANGKTRFLRKRESPWVSAAFGYCFGSAAWHTVAADFAVFRKGSVLAVSSPGLVSRATGQQVEAQELGGWKVHAEVTGYADAVADTDEEAIELVRRFLSYMPAHNGEAPPLAPVPAGSGERAAELNQIVPESRTKTYDVRKVIDIIADTDSVFPIKARYGKSLVTSLARIGGQSVGIIANNPMFKGGALDGAACDKATSFLVLCDSYNIPVIMLVDQPGFLIGLEAEHNKVAGKIINWMNALSLVTVPKISVTMRKNYGQAFINMGGGGTADATAGWWSTEVSFMDPTSAVSVVHGLDPQTDPEMYELRLAEMAKGTTAYDVARVYGFEQVIDPAETREFILGALKDHYRARSNGVGEHNLSTWPTSF from the coding sequence ATGACCCAGGAAGCAGTCAAGACCGAGGAAATCAAGCTCAGCCGCGAGCAGGAACACGAAGAGCGTCGCGCGGCCGCATTGGCCATGGGCGGCCCCAAGAAGCTTGAGGCCCGCCGCGCCGAAGGACGGCTGAACGCCCGCGAGCGTCTTGCATTACTGCTGGACCCCGGCACGTTCCGCGAGTCCGGCCTGTTCACGACCTCCGCCGTGGAAGCTGACCGACACAAGACCCCGGCCGACGGCAAGGTCACCGGCACCGGCGAGGTCGACGGCCGGCGTGCAGCGGTCATTGCCTACGACTTCACCGTCAAAGGTTCCTCTTCCAGCCCGGTCAGCAACAAGAAGATGTCCAACTTCAAGGAACTCGTGGGCAAGGTCGGCATGCCGCTGGTCTACCTCTCCGAGTCCACCGGCGTGCGAATGCCAGACGCCATGGGCGGCACGGGGATGGGCAACGCCAACGGCAAGACCCGGTTCCTGCGCAAGCGTGAAAGCCCCTGGGTCTCGGCGGCCTTTGGCTACTGCTTCGGGTCTGCCGCCTGGCACACCGTCGCCGCCGACTTCGCGGTCTTCCGCAAAGGCAGCGTGCTGGCCGTCTCCAGCCCCGGCCTGGTTAGCCGCGCCACTGGCCAGCAGGTTGAAGCGCAGGAGCTCGGTGGCTGGAAGGTTCACGCCGAGGTCACCGGCTACGCCGACGCGGTGGCCGACACCGATGAGGAAGCCATTGAACTGGTCCGCCGCTTCCTCTCCTATATGCCCGCACACAACGGCGAAGCCCCGCCGCTGGCACCGGTCCCCGCCGGCTCGGGAGAGCGCGCCGCCGAACTGAACCAGATTGTCCCCGAGTCCCGCACGAAGACCTACGATGTGCGCAAGGTTATCGACATCATCGCCGATACCGACTCGGTATTCCCGATCAAGGCCCGCTACGGCAAGTCCCTTGTTACCTCGCTGGCCCGCATCGGCGGCCAGTCCGTGGGCATCATCGCCAACAACCCGATGTTCAAAGGCGGCGCGCTGGACGGTGCTGCCTGCGACAAGGCCACCAGCTTCCTGGTGCTCTGCGACTCCTACAACATCCCGGTCATTATGCTCGTGGACCAGCCCGGATTCCTGATCGGCTTGGAAGCCGAGCACAACAAGGTCGCCGGCAAGATCATCAACTGGATGAACGCGCTCTCGCTGGTCACCGTGCCCAAGATCTCGGTGACCATGCGCAAGAACTACGGCCAGGCCTTCATCAACATGGGCGGCGGCGGAACCGCCGACGCCACGGCCGGCTGGTGGTCCACCGAGGTCAGCTTCATGGACCCGACCTCTGCGGTCTCCGTTGTCCACGGACTCGACCCCCAAACTGACCCGGAGATGTACGAGCTGCGCCTTGCCGAGATGGCCAAGGGGACCACCGCCTACGACGTGGCCCGGGTCTACGGATTCGAGCAGGTCATCGACCCCGCCGAGACGCGCGAATTCATCCTCGGCGCCTTGAAGGACCACTACCGGGCCCGGAGCAACGGGGTGGGCGAACACAACCTGAGCACCTGGCCGACAAGCTTCTAA
- a CDS encoding SDR family NAD(P)-dependent oxidoreductase, whose amino-acid sequence MTNTVSTSKKSGQTTFDFTGQVVIVTGASGGIGSALADKFAEAGADLILHGRKAEALEAKAEQIRELGRKAIVVTGNIKEPETAHALVRAALEGFGRIDILINNAGGNFAARLEDLSANAWNATIGTNLSGAFHVSVACLPVFERQGGGNIINVGSGSANYAHPMRGAYAAAKAGLASLTKTMSWEWADRGVRANCVEPGATLTPSSRFANADVEKSFGEFLALGRVGLPEEVADACLYLCSEASSFITGTVLQVTGGPHTSSPLDSKLVRAPRNA is encoded by the coding sequence ATGACGAACACAGTCAGCACCAGCAAAAAGTCGGGTCAGACCACCTTCGACTTCACCGGCCAGGTCGTCATCGTGACAGGCGCTTCCGGCGGTATCGGCTCGGCGCTTGCCGACAAGTTCGCCGAAGCCGGCGCGGATTTGATCCTGCACGGACGCAAGGCCGAGGCGCTCGAAGCGAAGGCCGAGCAGATCCGTGAACTCGGACGCAAGGCCATCGTGGTCACCGGCAACATCAAGGAACCCGAGACCGCCCATGCGTTGGTCCGTGCTGCCCTGGAGGGGTTCGGTCGGATCGATATCCTGATCAACAACGCCGGCGGGAACTTCGCGGCACGCCTGGAAGACCTGTCAGCCAATGCGTGGAACGCAACGATCGGCACCAACCTCAGCGGTGCCTTCCACGTCTCGGTCGCCTGCCTCCCGGTCTTTGAGAGGCAGGGCGGCGGCAACATCATCAACGTCGGCTCGGGTTCGGCGAACTACGCCCACCCGATGCGTGGTGCGTATGCGGCTGCAAAAGCGGGGCTTGCCTCGTTGACCAAGACCATGTCCTGGGAATGGGCCGACCGCGGCGTGCGCGCCAACTGCGTTGAGCCTGGCGCCACTCTGACCCCGTCCTCGCGCTTCGCCAACGCGGATGTCGAGAAGTCCTTCGGCGAGTTCCTGGCCCTGGGCCGCGTGGGCCTGCCGGAAGAAGTCGCCGACGCCTGCCTCTACCTGTGCTCCGAGGCCTCGAGCTTCATCACCGGAACGGTCCTGCAGGTCACCGGCGGTCCGCACACCTCATCACCTTTGGACTCAAAGCTCGTCCGGGCACCGCGCAATGCGTGA
- a CDS encoding acetate--CoA ligase family protein yields the protein MLVETALASRSETIVEFIAQARNRESAMFTEAEGKSLLSACGIDTPQGVEIAVGQELPGHLREPLVVKAISATLVHKSDAGGVRVGVTRAELEEVAAQMRESLADFGHTLDGLLVEEMVPAGHEIIAGAVRAPGLGWTVMVGLGGVLVEVFEDVAFGLAPLSNEQILDMLQELRGMKVLNGARGGVKADVPALVTLISRLAGPGGLLASLPDDVVEIDLNPVIVSDTRAVAVDARFVVGPLGTDGVVVADRKDGRVTDFSPLFQPRRIAVLGASGKRPNLANRFIRNIRAGGFEGAIVPIHPAADEIEGLPTVASLADVDEPIDYAFVALPGARVAEALGQGAGKVRFAQVVSSGFGEVEEGKELEATLVATVREAGIRLIGPNCLGTHASAGKLSFVPEAPLTPGTTAVVSQSGGLSVDILRVGAARGIDFHSVISIGNSADVDAAELVESFLRNDEVQVIGLYLESLAVARQVLDVLASAETRKPIVLLAGGRTAEGSRAATSHTGALAGNHRLWPAIARQAGMTLVDSLADFASALHALSTLDLSVHPNGREAVLFGNGGGASVLGADALDRQGVATSPLPAQVIEALEALDLPPGNGFHNPIDVPAGTLAVRSGAVAADILKTVLADSHPAVLISHLNVGIIQRNLGATHGDVTGNIIDSIAKARDESQPGTHQILVLKTDGSAGTAELITAYAQRARKMGIPVFPAFEDAALAARAVLEQSRQTHQAPRGANGRQ from the coding sequence TTGTTAGTTGAAACAGCCCTAGCGAGTCGCTCCGAGACAATCGTCGAGTTCATCGCACAGGCCAGAAACAGAGAATCGGCCATGTTTACCGAGGCCGAAGGGAAATCCCTGCTGTCGGCATGTGGAATTGATACCCCCCAAGGCGTCGAAATTGCGGTGGGCCAGGAACTTCCGGGCCACCTGCGCGAACCGCTGGTCGTCAAGGCGATCTCGGCGACGCTCGTGCACAAGTCCGACGCCGGCGGCGTGCGGGTTGGCGTGACCCGCGCCGAACTTGAAGAAGTCGCGGCACAGATGCGCGAGAGCCTGGCCGACTTCGGACACACACTGGATGGCCTGCTCGTTGAGGAAATGGTGCCGGCCGGCCATGAGATCATCGCCGGCGCGGTGCGCGCGCCCGGACTTGGCTGGACCGTCATGGTCGGCCTTGGCGGGGTCCTTGTGGAGGTATTCGAAGACGTTGCCTTTGGCCTGGCGCCCCTGTCGAACGAGCAGATTCTTGACATGCTGCAGGAACTGCGCGGCATGAAGGTGCTCAACGGTGCACGTGGCGGCGTGAAAGCAGATGTCCCGGCCCTTGTCACGTTGATCTCGCGACTTGCCGGCCCTGGAGGCCTTCTAGCTTCCCTTCCCGATGACGTCGTCGAAATCGATCTCAACCCGGTGATCGTTTCCGACACGCGTGCGGTCGCAGTGGATGCCCGCTTCGTCGTCGGGCCGCTGGGAACCGACGGCGTCGTGGTCGCCGACCGAAAGGATGGCCGGGTAACGGATTTCTCGCCGTTGTTCCAGCCCCGCAGGATCGCAGTACTCGGTGCAAGCGGCAAACGCCCAAACCTTGCCAACCGGTTCATCCGCAACATCCGCGCCGGCGGCTTCGAGGGCGCCATCGTCCCGATCCACCCGGCCGCCGACGAGATCGAGGGCCTGCCCACAGTCGCCTCGCTGGCCGACGTCGATGAACCCATCGACTACGCCTTCGTGGCACTGCCCGGGGCACGCGTCGCCGAGGCGCTGGGCCAGGGCGCCGGCAAGGTGCGGTTCGCCCAGGTAGTTTCCAGCGGTTTCGGTGAGGTCGAAGAAGGCAAGGAACTCGAGGCCACGCTCGTTGCCACAGTGCGCGAGGCGGGCATTCGCCTGATCGGCCCGAACTGCCTGGGCACCCACGCCTCGGCCGGGAAGCTTTCCTTCGTCCCCGAGGCCCCGCTGACGCCAGGAACCACTGCAGTGGTCTCGCAGAGCGGCGGGCTGAGCGTTGACATCCTGCGCGTCGGGGCGGCTCGAGGCATCGATTTCCACAGCGTGATCAGCATCGGAAACAGCGCCGACGTCGACGCCGCCGAACTCGTCGAGTCCTTCCTGCGCAACGATGAGGTGCAGGTTATCGGCCTGTACCTGGAGTCGCTGGCCGTGGCCCGCCAGGTCCTGGACGTGCTTGCCTCGGCCGAAACCCGGAAGCCTATAGTGCTGCTGGCCGGAGGCCGGACCGCCGAGGGCTCACGTGCGGCCACCAGCCACACCGGCGCGCTTGCAGGAAACCACCGCCTGTGGCCGGCCATCGCCCGCCAGGCGGGCATGACCCTGGTGGACTCCCTCGCCGATTTCGCCTCCGCGCTGCACGCCCTTTCGACACTCGATTTGAGCGTGCATCCCAACGGCCGTGAGGCAGTGCTTTTCGGAAACGGAGGCGGTGCCAGCGTGCTGGGCGCAGATGCCCTTGACCGCCAGGGGGTGGCAACCTCGCCGCTTCCCGCCCAGGTCATCGAGGCTCTCGAGGCGCTGGACCTGCCTCCGGGCAACGGATTCCACAACCCCATCGACGTGCCGGCCGGCACACTGGCCGTCAGGAGCGGCGCGGTCGCTGCGGACATTCTCAAGACTGTGCTCGCCGACAGCCACCCCGCAGTGCTGATTTCCCACCTGAACGTGGGCATCATCCAGCGCAACCTCGGGGCCACCCATGGAGACGTCACGGGCAACATCATCGACTCGATCGCAAAGGCACGCGACGAGTCGCAGCCGGGAACGCACCAGATCCTGGTCTTGAAAACGGATGGCAGCGCGGGAACCGCGGAGCTGATCACGGCGTACGCACAACGTGCCCGCAAGATGGGAATCCCGGTCTTTCCGGCTTTCGAAGACGCGGCCCTCGCCGCGCGGGCTGTGCTCGAACAGAGCCGTCAGACACACCAGGCGCCGCGTGGCGCAAACGGAAGGCAGTAA
- a CDS encoding LysR family transcriptional regulator, producing the protein MRFAQLRYLEAALRTGSFRQAAKELDISQPTITNQVQRLEEDLGVILVTRGAKGVRPTYAADRIMPHVVAAVQAERMLREEASAIGGLKLGTVRLGTVPAGSQSILPTVVKRLLTEFPNVRFEVDEGPSKMVVRGVLSGHFDVGLVTRLPGIELVPAEDALLHHIDLVSGRLVLAVPEGHRLAGKDDFEPADLEGEALIFPAESSILRVAFERMLEGIEARIVYATPNAEAAQAMVRAGVGICMANTLLDSTISGKGVALVPLPFEWARASTSAIVRKDEARSSAVQAFLRLLREAAKTF; encoded by the coding sequence ATGAGGTTCGCACAGTTGCGCTATCTGGAGGCAGCCTTGCGGACGGGCTCATTCCGGCAAGCTGCCAAGGAACTCGACATCTCCCAGCCGACTATCACGAACCAGGTACAGCGGCTCGAAGAGGACCTGGGTGTCATCCTGGTGACCCGGGGTGCGAAGGGTGTGCGGCCAACCTATGCGGCAGACAGGATCATGCCGCACGTGGTTGCGGCTGTTCAGGCCGAGCGTATGCTGCGCGAGGAAGCCAGCGCTATCGGCGGCCTGAAGTTGGGCACGGTCCGGCTCGGAACGGTGCCGGCCGGGTCCCAGTCGATTCTTCCCACGGTGGTAAAACGACTGTTGACCGAATTCCCCAATGTGCGTTTCGAAGTCGACGAGGGTCCCTCGAAGATGGTGGTTCGCGGCGTCCTCAGCGGCCATTTCGACGTCGGCCTGGTAACCCGCCTGCCCGGTATCGAACTGGTTCCGGCCGAAGATGCTTTGCTGCACCACATCGATCTCGTCTCAGGCCGGCTGGTTCTGGCCGTTCCCGAAGGCCATCGGCTTGCCGGCAAGGATGACTTCGAACCCGCAGACCTGGAAGGGGAGGCACTGATCTTTCCTGCAGAGTCAAGCATCCTGCGCGTGGCCTTTGAACGAATGCTGGAAGGGATCGAGGCCAGAATCGTCTACGCCACACCCAATGCCGAGGCCGCGCAAGCCATGGTGCGCGCCGGCGTCGGAATTTGCATGGCGAACACGCTTCTCGATTCGACCATCAGCGGCAAGGGTGTTGCGCTCGTGCCGCTTCCCTTCGAATGGGCACGTGCCAGTACTTCCGCCATCGTCAGGAAAGACGAGGCCAGGTCCTCGGCAGTGCAGGCGTTCCTGCGTCTCTTGCGGGAAGCCGCCAAGACCTTCTAA
- a CDS encoding biotin/lipoyl-binding carrier protein, translating into MAETIQSVMGASVWKILVGPGDRVEEDDVFMILEAMKMEIPVIAEDAGTVLAIHVSEGDTVSAGQALVEFAAE; encoded by the coding sequence ATGGCAGAGACAATCCAGTCAGTAATGGGTGCCAGCGTATGGAAGATCCTGGTGGGACCGGGTGACAGGGTCGAGGAAGACGACGTCTTCATGATCCTTGAGGCCATGAAGATGGAAATCCCCGTCATCGCGGAGGACGCGGGAACAGTGCTGGCAATCCACGTGTCGGAGGGCGACACGGTCTCTGCTGGCCAGGCACTTGTCGAATTCGCGGCGGAGTAG
- a CDS encoding NADPH:quinone oxidoreductase family protein yields MSIPSTLKAWSVTELGEPVDALQLVERAVPVPGEGQLVVRVLASAANFPDVLMCRGVYQVKPELPFTPGREVCAEVVATGPGVTRAAVGDRVLGLTTLPYGGFAEYALMDQDKVHQAPASLDDAQASCLFIGYQTGWFGLHRLARIQPGETLLVHAAAGGVGSAAIQLGKAAGAKVIGVVGGEAKAEYARKLGADLVIDRRTQDFVEQVKVFTGGKGADVIYDPVGGETYQRSTKCIAFEGRIIVVGFAGGEIQSAPLNHALVKNYSIIGIHWGLYNTKNPAAVDECHKELSHLADSGAIDPFVSERFTLDGVPEALQRLADGKTVGREVMEHARNDR; encoded by the coding sequence ATGTCGATCCCCAGCACCTTGAAGGCGTGGTCGGTCACCGAACTCGGGGAACCCGTCGACGCCCTGCAGCTTGTCGAACGCGCCGTACCCGTCCCGGGCGAAGGCCAGCTGGTCGTGCGCGTCCTGGCCTCCGCGGCGAACTTCCCCGATGTCCTGATGTGCCGGGGCGTGTACCAAGTCAAGCCGGAACTGCCCTTCACGCCTGGACGCGAAGTCTGCGCCGAAGTCGTGGCCACGGGTCCTGGCGTCACCCGCGCCGCGGTGGGCGACCGGGTACTGGGCCTGACCACGCTTCCGTACGGCGGATTCGCCGAGTACGCGCTGATGGACCAGGACAAGGTGCACCAGGCGCCCGCCTCGCTCGACGACGCCCAGGCCTCCTGCCTGTTCATCGGATACCAGACCGGCTGGTTCGGCCTGCACCGGCTGGCCCGGATCCAGCCCGGCGAGACGCTGCTGGTCCACGCCGCAGCAGGCGGGGTGGGCAGTGCCGCCATCCAGCTCGGCAAGGCTGCCGGCGCCAAGGTGATCGGCGTGGTCGGCGGCGAGGCCAAGGCCGAATATGCCAGAAAGCTCGGCGCCGACCTGGTCATCGACCGCCGGACGCAGGACTTCGTCGAGCAGGTCAAGGTGTTCACCGGCGGGAAGGGCGCGGACGTCATCTACGACCCGGTCGGCGGCGAGACCTACCAGCGCTCGACCAAATGCATCGCGTTCGAGGGCCGGATCATTGTGGTCGGCTTCGCCGGCGGTGAGATCCAGTCCGCCCCGCTGAACCACGCATTGGTGAAGAACTACTCGATCATCGGCATCCATTGGGGCCTGTACAACACCAAGAACCCGGCCGCGGTCGATGAATGCCACAAGGAGCTAAGCCATCTGGCGGACTCCGGGGCAATCGATCCCTTCGTCAGCGAAAGATTCACCTTGGACGGCGTGCCCGAAGCCCTCCAGCGGCTCGCCGATGGAAAGACAGTGGGCCGGGAGGTCATGGAACACGCCAGGAACGACCGATAG
- a CDS encoding ABC transporter permease, protein METIAKADTLVAAAGSRAYNDNTILTERRRSRIRRELSVWALRIGALAVFVFSWSFVTGQGIVDPTLVSTPGDVGTSFIKELGDGTFWVDVTATFSGAMAGLVSGAILGILAGVIFARVEVLHVAARPFLTLMNSLPRPALAPIFILWFGLGFGPKALVAFSVVFFVLMTSTIGALQGIDHDIKQLTKSLGMTAKQRFFKIELPSALPSIVGGLRLGAVYSVLGAVVSEMVGAYTGLGQRLVVVTNNFHVSETFAILLAMGLLSMVLDLSISGLQKLVTKWTR, encoded by the coding sequence ATGGAAACGATCGCTAAGGCGGACACCTTGGTCGCCGCCGCAGGCTCGCGGGCCTACAACGACAACACGATACTCACGGAACGGCGCCGATCACGCATCAGGCGGGAGCTGAGCGTCTGGGCCCTGAGGATCGGTGCCCTCGCCGTCTTCGTCTTCAGCTGGTCGTTTGTGACCGGTCAGGGGATCGTGGATCCGACACTGGTTTCCACCCCCGGTGATGTCGGGACATCCTTCATCAAGGAACTGGGGGATGGCACGTTCTGGGTCGATGTGACCGCGACCTTCAGCGGTGCCATGGCCGGCTTGGTCTCCGGTGCGATCCTGGGCATCCTGGCAGGGGTCATTTTCGCCCGCGTCGAGGTTCTTCATGTCGCAGCGAGGCCCTTCCTGACCCTGATGAACAGCCTTCCCCGTCCGGCACTGGCGCCGATCTTCATCCTCTGGTTCGGCCTGGGCTTCGGCCCGAAAGCGCTTGTTGCCTTCAGTGTGGTGTTCTTCGTCCTGATGACCAGCACCATTGGTGCTTTGCAGGGGATCGACCACGACATCAAACAGTTGACCAAGTCACTGGGAATGACGGCCAAGCAACGCTTCTTCAAGATCGAGCTGCCGTCCGCGTTGCCGTCGATCGTGGGCGGGCTACGGCTTGGCGCCGTGTACTCGGTGCTCGGTGCGGTGGTCTCGGAAATGGTCGGCGCGTACACCGGACTTGGCCAGCGGTTGGTGGTGGTGACCAACAACTTCCACGTTTCGGAAACCTTCGCCATCCTGCTGGCCATGGGCTTGCTGTCGATGGTCCTTGACCTTTCCATCTCGGGCTTGCAGAAGCTCGTGACCAAGTGGACAAGATAG
- a CDS encoding alpha/beta fold hydrolase — protein sequence MAETLQKVAGADGATVAYRQYGKGPRLITCLHSLALDGSWYAPLAEALGEDYRLLAPDFRGHGQSPRGVSDLTLGLIAQDVAAMWDAENIESSVVLGISLGGMVAQAVTGSFPDRVDAQILMATRGGFDEAATRGTLARAAEVRAPGGLEAAVDMTMRRWFGDGSQDAANPLVQQARAQFLGAGGNTVAEYFEAMTQVGDFHTDSPPPTLVIGGDDDQSTPRAVIEQLAASIRDAELRIAPGGHLLAFENPHQVAAALLPFLENLACWPR from the coding sequence ATGGCTGAGACCCTGCAAAAGGTTGCCGGCGCCGATGGCGCCACCGTCGCGTACCGCCAGTACGGCAAAGGCCCGCGCCTGATCACCTGCCTGCACTCGTTGGCGTTGGATGGATCGTGGTACGCGCCGTTGGCCGAGGCACTTGGCGAAGACTATCGTCTGCTCGCACCTGACTTCCGCGGACATGGACAAAGCCCGCGAGGAGTCTCGGACCTCACACTGGGGCTTATTGCCCAGGACGTCGCCGCCATGTGGGACGCCGAAAACATCGAGAGTTCCGTGGTGCTCGGCATCTCACTGGGCGGCATGGTCGCCCAGGCTGTCACCGGCAGCTTCCCGGACCGGGTCGATGCACAGATCCTGATGGCAACCCGGGGCGGCTTCGATGAAGCAGCCACCCGCGGAACCCTGGCACGCGCTGCCGAGGTCCGGGCTCCCGGCGGACTTGAAGCTGCCGTGGACATGACAATGCGCCGCTGGTTCGGCGACGGCTCCCAGGATGCCGCGAACCCCTTGGTCCAGCAAGCCCGCGCACAATTCCTCGGCGCCGGCGGCAACACCGTCGCCGAGTATTTCGAAGCCATGACCCAGGTCGGCGACTTCCACACGGACTCGCCGCCACCAACCCTCGTGATCGGCGGCGACGACGACCAAAGCACCCCGCGTGCAGTGATCGAACAGCTCGCCGCCTCCATCAGGGACGCCGAGCTGCGCATCGCCCCGGGCGGGCATCTTCTCGCGTTCGAGAACCCCCACCAGGTCGCCGCAGCACTGCTGCCCTTCCTCGAAAATCTGGCTTGCTGGCCGCGCTGA
- a CDS encoding ABC transporter ATP-binding protein: protein MPNTTLRSTGDSEISMNGLTETASQPTAARGVSVEFENVNHSFLHGNRPVRVLDNFNLRIEPSEFVSIVGPSGCGKTTALGMVGNLLKPRSGNVRIDGAEVRPGSNDAAFLFARDALLPWRRVRSNVELGMEIRGVPKEERRGRAEAWLRRVRLHEFADSDVLHLSQGMRQRVAIARTLVQNPKVLLMDEPFAALDAQTRAIQQEEFTQLWEAERPTVIFVTHDLEEAILLSDRVILMASRPGRMVVDMKIELERPRRQEMRRDSDLFKSYFHEMSDRLRSEVELAEQRIREESQNG from the coding sequence ATGCCCAACACAACCCTCCGCTCAACCGGCGATAGTGAGATTTCCATGAATGGACTGACTGAAACGGCATCGCAGCCCACCGCAGCCAGGGGAGTTTCAGTCGAGTTCGAGAATGTGAACCACAGCTTCCTCCACGGCAATCGACCAGTGCGGGTGTTGGACAACTTCAACCTGCGCATCGAACCGTCGGAGTTCGTCAGCATCGTCGGCCCGTCGGGCTGCGGCAAGACGACGGCCCTCGGCATGGTGGGCAACCTCTTGAAGCCGCGCAGTGGCAATGTTCGCATCGATGGTGCCGAGGTACGCCCCGGAAGCAATGACGCGGCCTTCCTCTTCGCCCGTGACGCTCTTCTGCCCTGGCGCCGGGTCCGCAGCAACGTCGAACTCGGCATGGAAATCCGGGGGGTTCCCAAGGAAGAGCGCCGCGGACGCGCCGAGGCATGGCTGCGCCGGGTTCGACTACACGAGTTTGCGGACTCCGACGTCCTCCACCTGTCCCAGGGCATGCGCCAGCGCGTCGCAATCGCACGAACCCTGGTGCAGAACCCCAAAGTACTGCTGATGGACGAGCCATTCGCGGCGCTGGACGCACAGACCCGCGCGATCCAGCAGGAAGAGTTCACCCAGCTCTGGGAAGCTGAGCGCCCAACGGTCATCTTCGTGACCCACGACCTTGAGGAAGCCATCCTGCTCAGCGACCGGGTTATCCTGATGGCCAGCCGGCCCGGCCGCATGGTGGTCGACATGAAGATCGAACTCGAGCGGCCGCGACGCCAGGAGATGCGACGGGACTCCGATCTGTTCAAGTCCTATTTCCACGAGATGTCCGATCGACTTCGAAGCGAAGTCGAACTCGCCGAACAGCGCATCAGGGAAGAGAGCCAGAATGGCTGA